One Corynebacterium aurimucosum genomic window, TGCGGACTCGGAGGTCGGCCCGCCGGCGGGGCAAGCCGCTAGCGGGCGGTGTTTTGGGCGGTGTCTTCAGCGACGAGGAGGTCCGTAATAATGCCATCCGCGAGCAGGCGGCCTGCCTTGGTCACGCGAAGGCGGTCACCGGCGCGCTCGAGCAGGCCGCGCTCGATAAAACGCGCGGCCACGGGCTCAGCCGCCGGCGCGAGCCAGGACGCAGGAATGCCCTCGCGCAGGCGCAGTCCCAGCATGATGCGCTCGGTATGACGGTCAGCCTCCGAGAGCTGCTCGCGCTCCTTGATGGGCAACTCGCCCTCACCTACCGCCTTGATGTAGGTCCGCGGGTTCTTCACGTTATAGAAGCGCTCGTTGCCTAAGTGCGAATGCGCGCCCGGGCCCGCACCCCACCAGTTGCCGTCCACCCAGTAAATGCGGTTGTGCTGACACTCCCCGCCCGGCTTGGCCCAGTTGGACACCTCATACCACTCAAAACCTTCGGCCTCGAGCGTGGAGGAGATCATCTCATAGCGCCGGGCCAGCACGTCCTCATCCGGTGCGGGCAGGAGACCCTTGGACACCTTGCGGGCCATACGCGTGCCATCCTCCACGATGAGCGAGTATGCGCTGATGTGGTCCACCCCGGTCTCCAGGGCGCGCTCCAAGGTCAGGGCAACGTCGGCATCTTCTTCAGTCGGCGTGCCATAAATCATGTCGAGGTTGACGTGCTCAAAGCCCGCAGCGATGGCTTCGCGCGCGGCATCGAAGGCGCGGCCCGGCGTGTGGGCTCGCTCCAACACGGCGAGCACCCCCGGCGAGGCGGATTGCATGCCCAGGGAGAGACGGGTGAAGCCGGCGTCGAGAAGCCCGGCGAAGTACTCCGGCGAAGTGGATTCCGGGTTGGATTCCGTGGTGACCTCCGCGCCCGGGGCGAGGCCAAAGGTATCGCGGACCTTCGACAAGACACGGCCCAGGCCCTCAGCACCCAGCAGACTCGGCGTGCCGCCACCGATAAAAACAGTCTCGGCTTCGCGGCCCACCTGCGCCGCCGCCATCTCCAGCTCTTTCTCCAAAGCACTTAGATAATCGCTGGTCAAATCCCCTCCCAGCTCACCCGGGGTATAGGTGTTGAAGTCGCAGTAACCGCAGCGGGAGGCACAGAAGGGGACGTGAATGTAGAGACCAAAGGGATCCATGGGGAACAAAGTATCCGACAGCGCCGTTAAAGCGGTAGTCTATAGTGCAGATTTGCCACCCCGATTAATGAAGAAAGGCCTCTTTTAAGTGGAACCTCCGAGTCGATGTCCCCGCCGCCGTCTTAAGGCGGTGGGGTAAGCCGTGTTATCTGCCATCCTGATGATTGTGGCGGGTTTCGCCGTCATCGCTCTCATTATCGTGGCCAACGCCTACTTCGTGGCGCAGGAATTCGCCTTCATGTCGGTGGACCGCACGCAGCTGCGCCAGCGCGCCGCGACGGGGGATAAGTCCGCGGAGCGCGCCTTAAAGATCACCCAAAAGACTTCCTTCATGCTCTCCGGCGCGCAGCTGGGTATCACGATTACGGGCCTGCTCATTGGTTATGTGGCAGAGCCCCTCGTGGGCCAAGGCCTGGGCCAGCTGCTCGGCGGCGTGGGCGTGCCCACGGGTGTGTCTGTCGCCATCGGCACGGTGACCGCGCTGGCGGTGTCGACGGTTCTCACGATGCTCTTCGCCGAGCTCTTCCCGAAGAACTACACCATCGCCGCACCCATGAAGTCAGCGCTGTGGTTGTCCGCATCCACGATGTGGTACCTCAAGATCTTCGGCTGGCTCGTCCACTTCTTCGAGTATTCCTCCAATGCCCTTCTCAAGGTCTTCGGTATCGAGCCGGTGGAGGATGTCGATTCTTCGGCCACCACCGATGACCTGGAGTCCATCGTGGATGCCTCCCACGAGGCCGGCGACTTGGATGAGGACACCTACCTGGTCCTCGACCGTCTCCTCGACTTCCCCGAGCACGACGTGGAACACGCCATGATTCCGCGCTCGCGCGTGGATGTCATCGAGCCGGAGACCACCATTGGTGAGGTGCGCGAGATGATGTCGGAGAACCACACCCGCTACCCCATCATCGACGATGAGCACAATCCCATCGGCGTGGCGCACCTCTACGACGTGCTGGGCAGTCAGCTGCCCCTGGCCACCCCGGCCCGGGAAATCATGAAGGAACCCGTGGTGGTGCCGGAGCTCATGCCGCTTCCCGACGTCGTCACGGAGCTTCGTGACGCCGACGAGAAACTCGCCTGCGTCATCGACGAATACGGCGGCTTCGTCGGGATCGTGACCATGGAGGACTTGGCCGAGGAAATCCTCGGCGATGTCACCGACGAGCACGACCTCGAAGAGACCGAGGAAATCACCGAGCAGGACGAGACGCACTGGATCGTCGACGGTGACACCCCCATCGACGAGGT contains:
- a CDS encoding hemolysin family protein — protein: MLSAILMIVAGFAVIALIIVANAYFVAQEFAFMSVDRTQLRQRAATGDKSAERALKITQKTSFMLSGAQLGITITGLLIGYVAEPLVGQGLGQLLGGVGVPTGVSVAIGTVTALAVSTVLTMLFAELFPKNYTIAAPMKSALWLSASTMWYLKIFGWLVHFFEYSSNALLKVFGIEPVEDVDSSATTDDLESIVDASHEAGDLDEDTYLVLDRLLDFPEHDVEHAMIPRSRVDVIEPETTIGEVREMMSENHTRYPIIDDEHNPIGVAHLYDVLGSQLPLATPAREIMKEPVVVPELMPLPDVVTELRDADEKLACVIDEYGGFVGIVTMEDLAEEILGDVTDEHDLEETEEITEQDETHWIVDGDTPIDEVERAIGHDLPEGDFETVAGLLIAHSGTLPDEGEKLSIELEAEPEDWVDGDEAPIRTLNVRVEEIDRHVPSVLALELVEEFPEGEDD
- the hemW gene encoding radical SAM family heme chaperone HemW — encoded protein: MDPFGLYIHVPFCASRCGYCDFNTYTPGELGGDLTSDYLSALEKELEMAAAQVGREAETVFIGGGTPSLLGAEGLGRVLSKVRDTFGLAPGAEVTTESNPESTSPEYFAGLLDAGFTRLSLGMQSASPGVLAVLERAHTPGRAFDAAREAIAAGFEHVNLDMIYGTPTEEDADVALTLERALETGVDHISAYSLIVEDGTRMARKVSKGLLPAPDEDVLARRYEMISSTLEAEGFEWYEVSNWAKPGGECQHNRIYWVDGNWWGAGPGAHSHLGNERFYNVKNPRTYIKAVGEGELPIKEREQLSEADRHTERIMLGLRLREGIPASWLAPAAEPVAARFIERGLLERAGDRLRVTKAGRLLADGIITDLLVAEDTAQNTAR